The sequence GAAAATTAACCATGGCACGGGTTTGATCGAACAGTTCATCAATCGCTTTTTTACCGGTTCCCGATACCGCCTGATAGGTGGATACGACAATTCGTTTGATTCCGTATCGCTTGTGAATCGGCCATAACGCAACTACCATCTGGATGGTGGAACAGTTCGGATTCGCAATAATGCCCTTGTGCTTATACCCGACAACCGCATGCGGATTTACCTCGGGCACAACAAGGGGAACCTCCGGATCCATTCGCCATGCGCTGGAGTTGTCAACCACCACGCATCCGGCTTCCGCGGCAGCAGGGGCATACTTCAGACTGGTTCCACCGCCTGCCGAAAACAGGGCAATATCTATTCCTCTGAACGAATCTGCTGTCAATTCCTTCACGGTTACCCTGTCGCCTCTAAAACGAAGCTGACGGCCTTGCGAACGTTTTGAAGCCAGTAACGTGATGGATTGAACCGGAAATTTCCGTTCCTCCAGACAGGTGATCATCTGGTTGCCAACAGCGCCGGTCGAGCCGACAACTGCAACATTCAGTTTTTTCTCAGACATATCTTCCATACCTCAAAAGTATTATTTATTACAACACATCATGTAAACGTTCACCTAAACGTTCACCGTTTGACATTTACGACTATTCAAGTCAAATAAAACCAGCCTGTTCTATGACCTCATGGGATATGATTCAGCCGTTTTCTGTTATCATACAAGATGGGATTTTGGGTTTTCGGTTTCCTGAGTTGGTGTATCGACCTGCTTGGAGTTCCTGTAAGTACGAATGGAAAAATAGGGTCCTGAAATGACATAGCACACGCCCAACAGAAACAGTGCAATAGGTGGTTGTGATGCGATAAAAATCAATATCAGTACAGCGGCAACCAACACGTTAAAATTCATTCTATTATGTAATTCCGGTTTCTTGAAACTATGATATTTTACCGTACTGACCATCAGGAATGAAAGGGCGTACAGCATAATCAGCATCACGACTGCAAACTGATCGCCCTGCAGACCAAACCGACTGAACAAAAGTACCGTGGTCGCATTCATACCGGCGCCTCCAGGAATCGGCAAGCCGGTAAAATATTCACCGCTGCCTGTACCGACGTGCGAGTTAAATCTGGCCAATCGAAGTGCCCCGCACACCATAAACAGAAAGGCCGCAAGCCAGCCGAGCCTTCCCAATGGTTTAAGCGCCCACAGATATATCATCAATGCGGGTGCCAGCCCGAAGGATATCAGGTCCGCCAGAGAATCATACTCGACCCCGAACTTACTGGTCGTATGAGTGGCGCGGGCAACTTTACCATCCATGATGTCAAAAATGATAGCCACCAGAATTGCTACGGCGGCGGTTGTATAATTCCCGTTGATAGATGAAACAACCGAATAAAATCCTGAAAAAATATTCAACGTCGTAAAAATATTCGGCAGTATGTATATTCCGCGACGAAATTTTTCGTTTTCGAAACGTTTTTTCTTTTTCATTTAAAATATCCCAGAATTGAATGGCCGGCCCGCACTTTATTGCCGACGGACACGTTAAGTTGAATATCCACGGGAAGATAGACATCAAGCCGTGAGCCAAAACAGATCATGCCAAATCGCTGTCCCCGTTTGAGCGTATCACCTTTCTGAATCCGGCATATAATTCGTCTGGCAATCAGACCCGCAATCTGGACAAAGCAGATATCACGCCCCCCGGCAGTCTCAACCAGAACGGCATTGTGTTCATTTTCTCTGGAGGCTTTATCCAGATTGGCTGAAAAAAACTTACCAGGATAATAACTGATCTGCTTAACCGTACCTTCATGAGGGACCCGATTAACATGAACGTTTAAAACTGACATGAAGATACTGATCTTCATGCAGTGCCCCGGATAATACGGGCTGTTGTCCACCGTGTCAATATATATGATTTTACCGTCAGCCGGCGAAACAACCGCACCATAGTCGTTGGGAACAACCCGGTCCGGATCCCTGAAAAAAAGGCAGATTCCGAGCGTAATTATCAGACTGATGACCGCCATGGCGGTAAAATCAAGTATAGCAAATATCAGCGTAATAAACGCGAAAGAAAATATAATGGGAAATCCTGCCTTTGCCACAGGAAACGCATATGAGGCGGACGGTTCCGGATATGAAAACTCTTTCATTTATTTCAGTGCCTTTACTTAAATCTGATTATGCCAAGCTTTTCCATAAAAACTCATTGCAGCCATTTGTAACAAAGTATGTAGGTATTGTCAATAATATCGAAAATTCAAAATTCCATCCTGAAATCCGCTAAGAAGTAATGCCGCTGAAAACACAAAAGGGGCTTGATCATAACTGCCAGATGCTGAATGCGGTTATCTGCCTTTCGGACCGCGGCTTCTGCCCCGATTCGTTTTGCCGTCCCGCATCATGCGGACTTAAAATTCAATCCGGCTTCAGAACTTCGTATATAATAGGGCACCAGAGTACATATATCATCAGACTCGTTATTTACAAATCGATTCATTCCCAGAGCAGCGACGGTCGATGCACGGATGATGCACTGATCTCTCGTGGCAAAGCATGCCTTTTCCCCCAGTGCATCCACGATAAGTTTCCGGTACAACAACGCCCCGTTTCCCGTAAAAACGCAGGGGCCCTGAACTGAGTCCATCACTTTTCCCGGCGCTGACACCTGTTCCGGACCTTGTTTTTGAAGAATGCCGTTTTCATATTGATACCTTGCCCAGTAAGTTTCCCCTTTTCTCGCATCTATCAGCGCACAGATCGGATGAGTAGACACCCCGACCTGTGCGGCCAGGGCGTCCAGACTGGATACCCCGACAACGGGTTTGCCCGTAGACATGGCCAACCCTTTCACGCAGCTGATTCCGATCCGAAGCCCTGTAAAACTCCCGGGACCTGCAGTGACAGCAATCCCTTCCAGATCGGAAAGCCCAATTCCGGAAAGCCCCATCACCGTATCGATGAGTTGTAACAGATGTCTGGAGTGGCTCTGGCCACTGGCTATGGTAATCTCGGCCATCAGTAGCACCTGATCCACGACAGCGGTACTGCAGCTCGGAGTTGCCGTATCAACAGCGAGTATCCTCATAATATCACACTTTCATTAAAACAGGTTCATAAACCCGGGGCCTCGACAAGAACAAACTGAGCACATACACGATTTTTCTGTTCGTTTTCAAGGCGTATTTTCAAGGCGTATCTAAAGGTACGCATACTCGATGTAATCTTTGATACAACGCGGAAAACGAACAAAAAAAACATCCGGTGAAATTTGTTCTTGCCGAGGCCCGTGACAACCCGCAACAGGATTATTCGTTTTATTCCTCGCCGTTTTGCTCTTCAGCATCAGCAGTCTCTTTTTCAATTTCCATGGCTGACTCCAATACCTGATGCATATCCCTGACCGGAACGAACCTGATCTTCCGTTTGACATTTGAAGGAATTTCTGTCAGGTCTTTTTTATTCTTTTCAGGAAAAATAATGGTCCGAATGCCTGCCCGCAACGCACCCAGTGCTTTTTCTTTCAATCCCCCGATGGGAAGAACCCTTCCCCGCAATGTAATTTCACCGGTCATGGCGACATCTTTGCTTACCGGTTTTTTAGTTATCGCGGAAATAAGCGCCGTCGCCATGGCAATACCGGCAGAAGGACCATCCTTGGGAATAGCTCCGGCAGGCACATGGATATGAATATCCATATTCTCAAACAGGCTTTCCTCGATACCCAGCGCTTCGGCGTTGGCCCGGGCGTAGGTCAGAGCCGCCCGTGCGGATTCCTGCATCACCTCTCCAAGCTGCCCGGTCAATATAAGCTCACCCTTACCGGGAAACAGGGAGGCCTCCACATACAAAACTTCTCCCCCGACCTGAGTCCAGGCCAATCCGGTTGAAAGCCCCACCTGGCTGCTTTCCTGATCCATTTCCGGAATATATTGCGGCACGCCCAGATATTTATGCAGGTTGTTACGGGTAATAAGAAAGGAGCCTTTTTCACCTTCGGCAATTTTCCGTGCCGCCTTACGGCAAATGGTGCCAAGCTCCCGTTCAAGATTTCTCAACCCTGCTTCAGCTGTATATTCACTGATAATTTGAACCAGTGCTTCCGTACTGATCGACAGCATACGGGTTTTAAGACCGTTTTCCTTAATCTGCCGTGGAATCAGATACGATTGCGCGATAATTTTTTTCTCATCTTCAGTATAACCCGGAAGATAAATGATTTCCATCCGGTCAAGCAAAGCGGATGGAATCGTATCCGTCAAATTCGCCGTCAATATAAACATCACCCCGGACAGATCAAACGGAAGATTCAGATAATGATCGCTGAAAGAAAAATTCTGTTCCGGATCCAGAGCCTCAAGAAGAGCCGATGATGGGTCACCCCTGAAATCCGACCCCAGTTTGTCGATTTCATCCAGCATGAACACCGGATTATTGGCGCCGCACTGCTTCAGCCCCTGTAAGATTCTGCCCGGCATCGCGCCGATATAGGTTCTCCGATGCCCCCGTATTTCGGCTTCATCCCGTATTCCGCCCAGCGATATGCGAAAAAACTTACGTTTCATTGCTTTCGCAATGGCTCTGCCCAGAGAAGTTTTTCCGACACCCGGAGGACCGACAAAACACAAAATAGAGCCCTTCATCTTAGGATTCAGTTTCCGGACACTTAAATATTCCAGAACCCGTTCCTTGACCTTTTCAAGGCCGTAATGGCATTTATCTAAAATTTCTTTTGATTCTTTAATATTTATCATATCTTTGGTTGACCGGCTCCACGGCATTTCAACCAGCCAATCCAGATAAGTCCTGACGACAGAGGTCTCAGAGGAATCCGGATGCATCTGCTCCAGACGTCTCAACTGTTTCTGGGCCTCCTCATCAGCTTCCTTCGGCATCCGGGCGCGTTTAATTTTCTTTTTATAGGCATCGACCTCCTGAGCTTTCTCATCATGTTCACCCAACTCCCGGTATATGGCCCGCATTTGCTCGCGCAGGAAGTAATCCTTCTGACTTTTTGAAATTTCATCTTTCACGTCAGACTGAATCTTTGCCTGAACAGAAGAGAGTTCAACTTCACGCTGAAGCAGATCATTGACCTTTCTCAGCCGGCTAACCGGGTCAATCATCTCAAGAATCGTCTGAAACTCATCTATCTTGAGTTTCAAATTGGTCACCACCAGATCCGCCAGTTTTCCCGGCTCATCGATACTTTCCAGAATGGTTCCGACATCACCCGTCATTTCGCCTCTGAGCGTAAGAATTTTTTCGCAATTTTCCCGGACATTACGCATCAGGGCTTCAATTTCCAGATTGATCTCCTCGACCGGCTCATCTTCAACCATATTTATTTTTACCCGATACACGCTTTTCTTACGGGTATATTTATCAATTTTTGCTTTTGCA is a genomic window of Desulfobacterales bacterium containing:
- a CDS encoding aspartate-semialdehyde dehydrogenase — its product is MSEKKLNVAVVGSTGAVGNQMITCLEERKFPVQSITLLASKRSQGRQLRFRGDRVTVKELTADSFRGIDIALFSAGGGTSLKYAPAAAEAGCVVVDNSSAWRMDPEVPLVVPEVNPHAVVGYKHKGIIANPNCSTIQMVVALWPIHKRYGIKRIVVSTYQAVSGTGKKAIDELFDQTRAMVNFLDCKTSVYPHRIAFNCLPHIDVFTENGYTKEEIKMINETKKILEDDSIAVTATTVRVPVFFSHSESVNVETKKAISAADVRTLLESSPGVKVVDDPGRNVYPLAIDAAGQDMTLVGRIRNDESVPNGINMWIVADNIRKGAATNAVQIAEILAEQYL
- the lon gene encoding endopeptidase La, which produces MAETDKDDLIRIIEEEEKDENIPSVVPLMPVRDVVIFTDMLLPLFVGREKSIRAVEEAVARDRFLLIATQKDPGIENPKPEEIYPIGTVSRILRILKLPDGRLKILIQGIAKAKIDKYTRKKSVYRVKINMVEDEPVEEINLEIEALMRNVRENCEKILTLRGEMTGDVGTILESIDEPGKLADLVVTNLKLKIDEFQTILEMIDPVSRLRKVNDLLQREVELSSVQAKIQSDVKDEISKSQKDYFLREQMRAIYRELGEHDEKAQEVDAYKKKIKRARMPKEADEEAQKQLRRLEQMHPDSSETSVVRTYLDWLVEMPWSRSTKDMINIKESKEILDKCHYGLEKVKERVLEYLSVRKLNPKMKGSILCFVGPPGVGKTSLGRAIAKAMKRKFFRISLGGIRDEAEIRGHRRTYIGAMPGRILQGLKQCGANNPVFMLDEIDKLGSDFRGDPSSALLEALDPEQNFSFSDHYLNLPFDLSGVMFILTANLTDTIPSALLDRMEIIYLPGYTEDEKKIIAQSYLIPRQIKENGLKTRMLSISTEALVQIISEYTAEAGLRNLERELGTICRKAARKIAEGEKGSFLITRNNLHKYLGVPQYIPEMDQESSQVGLSTGLAWTQVGGEVLYVEASLFPGKGELILTGQLGEVMQESARAALTYARANAEALGIEESLFENMDIHIHVPAGAIPKDGPSAGIAMATALISAITKKPVSKDVAMTGEITLRGRVLPIGGLKEKALGALRAGIRTIIFPEKNKKDLTEIPSNVKRKIRFVPVRDMHQVLESAMEIEKETADAEEQNGEE
- a CDS encoding phosphatidylserine decarboxylase family protein, with translation MKEFSYPEPSASYAFPVAKAGFPIIFSFAFITLIFAILDFTAMAVISLIITLGICLFFRDPDRVVPNDYGAVVSPADGKIIYIDTVDNSPYYPGHCMKISIFMSVLNVHVNRVPHEGTVKQISYYPGKFFSANLDKASRENEHNAVLVETAGGRDICFVQIAGLIARRIICRIQKGDTLKRGQRFGMICFGSRLDVYLPVDIQLNVSVGNKVRAGHSILGYFK
- the pssA gene encoding CDP-diacylglycerol--serine O-phosphatidyltransferase — its product is MKKKKRFENEKFRRGIYILPNIFTTLNIFSGFYSVVSSINGNYTTAAVAILVAIIFDIMDGKVARATHTTSKFGVEYDSLADLISFGLAPALMIYLWALKPLGRLGWLAAFLFMVCGALRLARFNSHVGTGSGEYFTGLPIPGGAGMNATTVLLFSRFGLQGDQFAVVMLIMLYALSFLMVSTVKYHSFKKPELHNRMNFNVLVAAVLILIFIASQPPIALFLLGVCYVISGPYFSIRTYRNSKQVDTPTQETENPKSHLV
- the tsaB gene encoding tRNA (adenosine(37)-N6)-threonylcarbamoyltransferase complex dimerization subunit type 1 TsaB — encoded protein: MRILAVDTATPSCSTAVVDQVLLMAEITIASGQSHSRHLLQLIDTVMGLSGIGLSDLEGIAVTAGPGSFTGLRIGISCVKGLAMSTGKPVVGVSSLDALAAQVGVSTHPICALIDARKGETYWARYQYENGILQKQGPEQVSAPGKVMDSVQGPCVFTGNGALLYRKLIVDALGEKACFATRDQCIIRASTVAALGMNRFVNNESDDICTLVPYYIRSSEAGLNFKSA